Within Peptococcaceae bacterium, the genomic segment TATCGGTTCAAACGAAACCGTGCGCAAGACCGTCAAATCGCTTGGGTTGAAAAAGACCAACGATACAGTGGTTCAAGAAGACTCGCCCAGTGTTAGGGGTAAAATTCGAAAAGTGGAACATTTGGTGACCGTGGAAGAAACGTATCAGTGACAAGAGGGAGGTGTGCCCATGAAACTCCATGAATTGAAGCCCGCGCCGGGCTCGCGCGGCAAAGAGACAAGAAAAGGGCGCGGTACCGGGTCCGGTCTGGGTAAGACGGCGGGCCGCGGGCATAAAGGGCAAAAGGCCCGTTCCGGCGGCGGGAAAGGACCCTATTTTGAAGGCGGTCAGACGCCTTTGCAGCGCCGTATACCCAAAAGAGGTTTTACCAATATATTCAAGAAAGAATACGTTGTGATAAACTTGAAACAACTGGATGAACGTTTTGAAGAAGGTTCGGTAGTGACGCCGGAAGCGCTGAAAGAAAAGGGACTTGTGAAAAACATGCGTGACGGCATCAAGATATTAGGTCACGGCGAGATTACCAAAGCGCTGACAATAAAAGCCCAGAGTTTCAGCCGTTCCGCAGCCGAAAAAATTGCCGCTGCCGGCGGCCAGACAGAGGTGATATAGGTGCTCTCGTCCTTAACCAGCGCCTGGAAACTTAATGACCTGCGGCGCAAAATAATCTTCACCCTGGCCATGCTCTTAGTATTCCGGCTTGGCGCCCATGTCCCCATCCCCGGCATCGATACCCAGGTTATCACCGATTTAATAAGCAAAGGCCAGCTCCTGGGTTTCTTCGATATCATCTCCGGCGGCGCATTTAAAAAGTTTTCCATTTTTGCCATGAGCATTACGCCGTATATCAACGCTTCAATTATCATGCAGCTGTTGACGGTGGTTATCCCCTATTTCGAGAGGCTGGCCAAAGAGGGAGAAGAAGGCCGCAAAAAAATGACCGAATACATCCGCTATGGGACGGTTATCCTTGGTTTTATCCAGGCTTTGGGCATTTCTATCGGCTTAAGGTCGGCCATTATTAATCCAGGTTGGACCTCCACCCTGATCATTGCCCTGTCTCTTACGGCCGGCACCGCTTTTCTCATGTGGCTCGGAGAGCTTATTACGGAAAAAGGGATCGGCAACGGTATTTCGCTGATTATTTTTGCCGGTATCGTTTCACGCGTTCCCGCGGGGATTGTGGCGGTTTACGAGTACCTGGTGGCCGGAACCACAAACATTTTTGTGATCCTGCTGTTTGCAGTTGTTGCCCTGGCGGTTATCGCCGGCATCGTGGCCATCCAAGAAGGACAGCGCCGTATTCCTGTGCAGTATGCCAAACGGGTGGTGGGCCGCAAAATATACGGCGGCCAGAGCACCCACATTCCTTTGAGGGTTAACCAGGCCGGGGTTATTCCCATCATCTTCGCCATCTCCATCATGATGTTCCCCGGGACGATAGCTTCCTGGTTTCCCACCAACAAGTTTGCCATCTGGGTATCCAATTTCTTTAACTTCCGCACCGTCTGGTACAACATCCTCTATGCGCTGCTGATCATTTTCTTTACCTATTTCTACACGGCCATTACCTTTAATCCGAACGACGTGGCCGACAACCTGAAAAAATATGGTGGTTTCATTCCCGGCTTGAGGCCCGGCCGTCCCACCGCCGAGTACATTACGAAAGTGATGAACCGGGTAACCCTGGCGGGAGCTCTCTTTTTGGCCGCGATAGCGGTGCTGCCCAGCGCGACGATGTCGGCGACCAACCTGCCGCTCTATTTCGGCGGGACCAGCCTGCTGATCGTGGTAGGGGTGGCGCTGGATACCATGAAGCAGATTGAGGCGAACCTGTTGATGAGGCATTATCAGGGTTTCTTGAAATGAATGAGGTGATACCACGATGAGAATCATCCTTATGGGACCGCCCGGCGCGGGTAAAGGTACCCAGGCGGAAATATTGAAAGAACGGCTCGATATTCCCCACATTTCCACCGGTGATATGTTCCGCCGGGCCGTTAAGGAAGGGACCGTCCTGGGACTGGAAGCCAAGCGTTATATGGATGCGGGCCGGCTTGTTCCCGATTCCGTCACCATCGGGATTGTGAAAGAGAGATTGAATGAGCCTGACTGCAAAAAGGGATTTCTGCTGGACGGTTTTCCCCGCACCGTTCCCCAGGCGGACGCCCTGGAAAAGAC encodes:
- the rpmD gene encoding 50S ribosomal protein L30; its protein translation is MAKLKITLKKSVIGSNETVRKTVKSLGLKKTNDTVVQEDSPSVRGKIRKVEHLVTVEETYQ
- the rplO gene encoding 50S ribosomal protein L15; amino-acid sequence: MKLHELKPAPGSRGKETRKGRGTGSGLGKTAGRGHKGQKARSGGGKGPYFEGGQTPLQRRIPKRGFTNIFKKEYVVINLKQLDERFEEGSVVTPEALKEKGLVKNMRDGIKILGHGEITKALTIKAQSFSRSAAEKIAAAGGQTEVI
- the secY gene encoding preprotein translocase subunit SecY, producing the protein MLSSLTSAWKLNDLRRKIIFTLAMLLVFRLGAHVPIPGIDTQVITDLISKGQLLGFFDIISGGAFKKFSIFAMSITPYINASIIMQLLTVVIPYFERLAKEGEEGRKKMTEYIRYGTVILGFIQALGISIGLRSAIINPGWTSTLIIALSLTAGTAFLMWLGELITEKGIGNGISLIIFAGIVSRVPAGIVAVYEYLVAGTTNIFVILLFAVVALAVIAGIVAIQEGQRRIPVQYAKRVVGRKIYGGQSTHIPLRVNQAGVIPIIFAISIMMFPGTIASWFPTNKFAIWVSNFFNFRTVWYNILYALLIIFFTYFYTAITFNPNDVADNLKKYGGFIPGLRPGRPTAEYITKVMNRVTLAGALFLAAIAVLPSATMSATNLPLYFGGTSLLIVVGVALDTMKQIEANLLMRHYQGFLK